One genomic segment of Choristoneura fumiferana chromosome Z, NRCan_CFum_1, whole genome shotgun sequence includes these proteins:
- the LOC141437588 gene encoding uncharacterized protein, translating into MAAIVVLCFFVALGAALNEDEQMFQDNRRLSKAIVEALQDSNFDSELTFDLKKENQVYLNRTMSLLIKYIVKREVDNYRSRRTDAISRRIYSSLIMKLIDIAKDLPRNTSAESRIDTAHRYYMSVESRDMHDKMADNQVFHACARLYDIVFTAPRILSQLGKFDDLTPRLLARKLRELQLKPVHLGVALLLQFYLRQTINYAIKSKAVTILSTKPQMVGPQVISTLKALAARLLPVAELLDIHLAHSSPAFKDVTPSSWLGIVNNKQI; encoded by the exons ATGGCCGCTATTGtggttttgtgtttttttgtggCACTCGGAGCTGCGCTGAACGAGGATGAG CAAATGTTTCAAGATAACCGACGCCTCTCCAAGGCTATTGTGGAGGCGCTCCAGGACTCCAACTTTGACAGTGAgctgaccttcgatctgaagaAGGAGAACCAGGTCTACCTTAACAGGACCATGTCACTGCTCATCAAGTACATCGTCAAAAG GGAAGTGGATAACTACCGCTCCCGCCGCACGGACGCGATCAGCCGAAGAATCTACTCGTCCTTAATCATGAAGCTTATTGATATAGCCAAG GATCTACCCCGCAACACGTCAGCCGAGAGTCGTATCGACACCGCGCATCGCTACTACATGTCGGTGGAGTCGCGCGACATGCACGACAAAATGGCTGACAACCAAGTGTTCCACGCATGCGCGAGGCTTTACGACATCGTGTTCACT GCACCGAGGATACTGTCGCAGCTCGGGAAGTTCGACGACTTAACCCCCCGCCTGCTGGCGCGGAAGCTCAGGGAGCTGCAACTCAAGCCGGTGCATTTAGGCGTCGCGTTGTTACTGCAG TTCTATCTGCGTCAGACGATAAACTACGCGATCAAATCCAAAGCGGTCACGATCCTGTCCACCAAGCCCCAAATGGTGGGCCCGCAGGTGATCAGCACCCTCAAAGCCTTGGCCGCGCGGCTGCTACCCGTCGCTGAGTTACTGGACATACACTTGGCACACTCCAGCCCCGCTTTTAAGGATGTCACGCCATCTAGTTGGCTGggcattgttaataataaacagaTTTGA